aaattattgaTTTAAAAAGACTCTGTTGTTGAGTTATGTTAATTCGTTCGTACTgctatttaattttaatagcGCTTTATGTAATGCTAAAATTTGGAATTTATGAGTGTGCATAAAATTATGTTGTAATGTTTctatgtataaaatatttttcaaattgaaaGATAGCTGATAAAGTAACATTCTTGttgattaaaaatgtatatatgtgtgaaTGTGTGTCTGTATATATGAGCAAAAATGttaaatccttttttatctaccgtttaaaaatgcacacaaagGTATTTGCACAAATGTTAGTTGCTTCCGAATCAATTATGTTTTGCTGTTGTTACGCTTCTGTGCTTTCAGTTTGAAAACTGTTACAGCTTCGCTGCTTATTGTAATTTGAACTTTCTATTATTAATAAGATTATTTGCGTAAATAAGAGCCTACAAAATATTGCCCCcaaaggaaaaggggaattaTATAAGAacaattttgatgaattaAAGGTACCATAAGAACATTTCAAAAAAGTTAATAATTTCTAAAGGTATTGTGGTGAATAGACAAAACGAATGTTCCATTCAAACAATAGAAAAGTAACTCATATGAAGAGGAAAATCgatttgtatattttgcaatatttatattatatataaggGATAGTTCATTATGTTAAGTGagaatttatataattcaataatttattataacatttttgtaatcGCGACGTCTTTTAAACTTTCATTATGTTGGGTGATATACCCACTTGACGTTTCAACAGGGAacctttaaaaaatggtactTTGCAGGAAATTTgatataaatcaaaaaaaaaaaaagaaatgctcTTATTACACGATTCCTTAAgtaatgttttttctttacatatTGGTTCATACTAAGGAACAATTCcgtgtacacatttttaagatGTAGTAGTTAATTTTAAAGCATTCTATCGTAATACACTTAATTAGGCATGTAAGATAATATTACAACTATGAGTTGgagtataaaaatgagaaatgttTAATAATAGAAAATTGTACAAAAGGACGAATCGGAACaatatgaggaaaaaaaaaaaaacgcataattattattttattacccCCATCATTTTAGTAAAATGCCATTCTGCGTCTTAAATTAGACGTGACAGAAATAGCTGAACAGCTAAATAATTTAACAACTgaaattttctaaaaagaagaatcgacaagaatgaaaaaaaataatttttatgattattcTTACaactaataataaaaaagtgatTAAAAGGAGAGtcgtaatatatattttcattatacaGATTATGTCAACATGTTCTTAATTTCGCAACTACATTCTCgttatgttaaaaatatggGAAAACACTAAcacatttttcatcttttcgAAATAATGAAGTTTACcctatttcataaaaaattacacttttaattttatcataatatataCTCATTTTTCTATACTACTTATGCGAAACAATTCCTATTATttaagagtaaaaaaaaaatatatctgaaaaaagtaaaattttaaaatgcctgtatattaaaaggaagagaaataCGTATGGGATTATCTTTCACCTTTTGTCTGTTCATAACTttgaaaatgtagaaataatgcaaaaatgtgcgctaaaaaatattattttaaaattacacaaaaggATTCGTTTGTTATGTCACATAGAAGCTATACTTTTAACTTTTCCgttattataaatatcttATAAAGTTAcagttaaaaattaaaataagaCTTGCGACTTGCGTATATATTATCTTACCTACtggagaaaattaaaaatcacaaaatagagtgctaaataatttttagtGAAGTAGCAATGCTGATAAGCTTAAATAAAAAGCTTTTTATGGAGAATAATTGTAACCATATAATCTAAAGCGTATTTAAGATGTAACGTaaattattacataaatGTTTTCGCTTacaaaagttaaaaataattccttcatttatttataataaggATAGAAATTCATTGTATGTACTAATCacaaatgtttttaaaatcgctatgtatatttttctgtatGATTTCTTAATTGCTGAATATTAAGCagttatgtatttttttctgttgttGTGAAACTTAAACATGGTACTTGTACGttctgttttaaaaaatagtacaataataaatttttagaaaatagcATTAATTAGTAGtgtatattaataaatgcttatttatatttttgcaaaaataggaTAACAGATTACGTAAATATATCAATTAAAGATTAACCGCTTCGATTTGTTACTTATTGATCTGTATATAATACtttcataatttaattaaaatcaAACATgtcagcaaaaaaatggggaaaacagAAGAGGAAATACTGGtatagttatatatatatacaagcATTTAAATCAttctttgttttcttcccttttatttattttctcctagacaaaagagaaaattccACTATTAGAACCTTTCATTTTAGCACTTAAGTAATATCCTTTGCATGATTATTTTCAGGAGGATGTTTTGAATGAGTTAGAGCTTGGTGAAATCTACGAAGACGTCTTCAATGATAGGACAACATCTAAATATGACACCCATTGCAGTGCGCTCGCTAGTCATGATAAGCAATATGTAGGGGCACGGGCACTATGCGGTAAATATGTACGcgctttggaaaaaatatctgaGATGCAAAAAGACCAAAAGTATTATGACCGCTGCAAATATGTACCATACTGGTTATATGGAGAAAttgggaaaatatataaaaaccaCAATGTAAATATTGAAAAGATTCCTTTTGTTAAGGATCTTATTAACGtagagaaaaaagtgaaagacCTAATAACTAAAAATAAGTGTA
This sequence is a window from Plasmodium cynomolgi strain B DNA, chromosome 3, whole genome shotgun sequence. Protein-coding genes within it:
- a CDS encoding VIR-like CYIR protein (putative), which produces MGKTEEEILEDVLNELELGEIYEDVFNDRTTSKYDTHCSALASHDKQYVGARALCGKYVRALEKISEMQKDQKYYDRCKYVPYWLYGEIGKIYKNHNVNIEKIPFVKDLINVEKKVKDLITKNKCNVLYNNLVHLDELIKRKHSYIYFKKYDSFKNTTKSSIKCDKYFIYLDYINSFYNKFKSDNCTGVLSLLWSDPDFFRCNNALNPNTILSKIQDCKPEGFKSRLNLEGLKLQQSLVTLMRASG